The following is a genomic window from Calliphora vicina chromosome 5, idCalVici1.1, whole genome shotgun sequence.
ttgaaaattttaaattgttggtcaaaaataacaaagtaaattaaattataaagaatttatttttaaaaagctttaagttTGTTTGCTATAAATTTGACAGCTTTTTCCACACAAAACGTATATTGTTTTTGAGAATGCTTTAAATTAAGGGAAaagctttttctataaaataactGTTGTACTGTTTATTTACACCAATTGTCATGAAGCacctttttaatagaaaatttaaaccattttgtcaaaaataacgtaaaactAAAACATGTTtgaaatacttatttttaaaaagcttttagtttgtttgctataaatttgatgatgattttatggagaaaaacgTTAATTGTTTTTGAGAAAGCTTTTTTCAATTCTgctttaaattaagaaaatgctTTTTCCATAAAATGGGAACGTAAaggcaataaaaaatatttgttttttgttagcaaaatttatttttgatttttttttaaaaaagctttaatgatttaaaaagctttttctaaaaaattttctaatgtttatattgtgtttaaaaataattgattatAAAGATTTTGTGAAAGCTTTTTCAATATAGCTTTGAGTTtctgaaaaagcttttttcattaaaattggctTCAATTTTAAATCAATGTTAATCTGTTATATTTAGCTtctaaattgtaaaatatattataacGTTTTTGCGAAAGCTTtaagtttcttaaaaaaagcttttttcttaaaaaaatagcttacattttaattttaaatcaatgtttatgaaattctatttaaaattatttatatatagcttctaaattttaaaaatcatttgtttaattaatttctctTTAATTCTCTTTCATTGCAGTTCCTTCCTCTCTTCCTCCTACCCCTGCTAccaataaaaccaaaacaaaaatacataaacatgTTGTCTTCAAATAAAAAACCACCGAGATTACCCAGGTTTCTCAGCCTAAACATATGCTCCCTAACACTAGCACTCTTCCTCTTTGTAACATCCAGCCAAGCTGCCGTCCATTCTGTTCTCACCTATAAAAATGCCTCAACACTATTGGGCCAGTTGGTTACATCCAGTACCCTGGTATGGGAAACGTATGAACTTAAAAATCCCAAACAATTACAGTATGCCGTCGAGGGCGGTAAATACATTACCGAAGATGAACACTATCCTATCTATGTGTGCAGGGTGAATATCGATGGTGTGGGCACCATTGGTCATACGGAGAAAATCCAACAGTCACATGAGTGCAAAGCAGCCCATTACAAGAATATGAGATATAAGGTTTTTGATGTCTTGATTAATAAGGGTCATTTGGGCAAGGTGTCCTGGAAGCATTGGCGTAAATTTAATGTGGGCGTGCCTGTGGGAGCCATACGCATTGGCGAGGATGCTTATATAGGCAGACATAAGGCACCACAAACGGAGAATAATGCTGCTGAGGGGGGCCAGCAGCAGGGAGCTGATTTCAATTTGGGCCGTTTGGATCCAGTGGGTTTGGGTAAAATTAAGGTGATGGAATCGAATATTGAAAAGGATTATGATGAGGGTGAGCTGTTGGTGGAGACTGAGCCTTTCCGTTATGAGTTGAAAGATATCAAATTGGATCAGATACGTTTGGATATAAGAGAAAATATTACGGAATTGGGTGAGTTTATTAAGGAggtgtttttttgttggtttctttattcatttgttttttacttTAGCTTTTGGTGTCTTGGCTAATAATGGCGATAAATACAGTGTGGTGGAGACGGCTTTAACTTATGGCTTTGATCATGTGCAATACTGGGGCTCTCATGAGGGTGTTGCTCGAGGCTTGCCTACCAAAGTCTTTGAAAATGATGCTTCCAAACCGGCTGAAATCAATTG
Proteins encoded in this region:
- the uzip gene encoding protein unzipped, which translates into the protein MLSSNKKPPRLPRFLSLNICSLTLALFLFVTSSQAAVHSVLTYKNASTLLGQLVTSSTLVWETYELKNPKQLQYAVEGGKYITEDEHYPIYVCRVNIDGVGTIGHTEKIQQSHECKAAHYKNMRYKVFDVLINKGHLGKVSWKHWRKFNVGVPVGAIRIGEDAYIGRHKAPQTENNAAEGGQQQGADFNLGRLDPVGLGKIKVMESNIEKDYDEGELLVETEPFRYELKDIKLDQIRLDIRENITELAFGVLANNGDKYSVVETALTYGFDHVQYWGSHEGVARGLPTKVFENDASKPAEINWALKHSEKRFETKSVNTKLWPGTAINVTLKGNYVTLDAPYSAKLYAFYAGSEDSVSRKIKAEVRKSYLKDVKLELTNPYWIENGTFVPVTSTTSTTSTTTHATTTSAGTPTPIHEPPVVQMTNMGPVHSGPDSLEKSMKDEPSSSNEIPQDKPENIAAKHQNTALAGIGASTNSATTTTTTTLQQSIMFAASMTTLLTVLHSFYI